From Myxococcales bacterium, the proteins below share one genomic window:
- a CDS encoding DnaJ domain-containing protein, translating into MQLPGRLSATTLGDVLGALHRERASGALEIVERTGRIHRVHVAAGLVSAVELDRSSPSLADVLRQEDSLDEATLRRSLLRALAQNRLHGEVLVTEFRLSPEVVGRAVRTQLRHRLTALENVPDAELRFRVAIRTPREALRPALLPEVFLHGRRRLRDRLEKSPIAPAARATESAEQRAARRTLGLSSYATKDEVKRAYRDLVRTTHPDLHPRASAEERRELSRRLHEITSAYQTLVA; encoded by the coding sequence ATGCAGCTTCCCGGTCGGCTCTCCGCGACGACGCTCGGTGACGTGCTTGGGGCGCTCCATCGTGAGCGTGCGAGCGGCGCCCTCGAAATCGTAGAACGTACGGGCCGCATCCACCGGGTGCACGTGGCCGCAGGGCTCGTGTCGGCCGTCGAGCTCGACCGGTCGTCCCCTTCCCTCGCGGACGTGCTGCGGCAAGAGGACTCGCTCGACGAGGCGACCCTGCGAAGGTCCCTGCTCCGCGCGCTCGCGCAGAACCGACTGCACGGCGAGGTGCTGGTGACCGAGTTTCGCCTGTCGCCGGAGGTCGTCGGTCGAGCCGTGCGCACCCAGCTCCGCCACAGGCTGACCGCGCTCGAGAACGTGCCGGACGCCGAGCTACGGTTCCGCGTGGCCATTCGCACGCCCCGCGAGGCGCTCCGCCCCGCCCTCCTCCCGGAGGTCTTCCTGCACGGCCGACGGAGGCTGCGTGACAGGCTCGAGAAGAGCCCCATCGCGCCGGCCGCTCGGGCGACCGAGAGCGCCGAGCAGAGGGCCGCCCGTAGGACGCTCGGGCTGTCGTCCTACGCGACGAAGGACGAGGTCAAGCGCGCCTACCGCGACCTCGTCCGGACGACCCATCCCGACCTCCACCCACGAGCGAGCGCCGAGGAGCGCCGCGAGCTCTCGCGCAGGCTCCACGAGATCACGTCAGCGTACCAGACGCTCGTCGCCTGA
- a CDS encoding DEAD/DEAH box helicase, with protein MAGFLAAVRAASLPGTWSTGVRLVREGAVTFGARSPTEATARVRAKERPVAPTVTLYLEENEWSCDCDAKVDPCAHVAAAAIALEQGGAVEAVAQVPEDVAAAPPKASTTHVGYRFARRDATLLFGRVLVGSGGGESRLEGTLASRVLTDRSLLATHDDMAIDRMAQGFPRGIVPLAKLDKLLELLESSSDVRLDASPVRTSGEPVLPRVVVTDGKDGGVTVRVERPRGVDEVVAFGVVRTGDRLRPIGERELSGERLEKLPSVRAFSAHELGTLAAEVLPALEGRIDVVVRTKRVPGRSASRTRPRLAFELSQGFFSLSVLPTIVYGDPPVARVDGETLVHLGGDVPVRDVAREKKLAADLREKLSLVVGRRVDFEGRESLAFAARLKAFSSGVDDPEGLLGKSVLVPKVVVSGDKVHVAFETDDEREGGESGHREADVGAVLRAHADGFSMVPLVGGGFAELPSGWLSKHGSLLADILAARRDDGTVAKIGVPALARLCESLDYPPPPGLEALRPLVEGFSSLPPPDLPDDLTAELRPYQLEGVAWLGFLQKAGLGGILADDMGLGKTLQTLAAVRGRTLVVCPTSVLFNWSAEIGKFRPGLRVGTYHGPKRALDPRADVTLTSYGTLRSDLAALSEVAWDAVVLDEAQAIKNPDSQTARAAYAVPSAFRLALSGTPVENRLEELYSLSHFANPGLLGGLADFRTRFAEPVATGDATATAKLRERIRPFFLRRKKSDVARDLPPRTDDVHYVELDETERATYDAVRAATRKDLVERMGAGLSVMEALEALLRLRQAACHAALLPGRTAASSSKVDRLVAELGTLAASRNRALVFSQWTSLLDLVEPRLREEGISFTRLDGGTKDREAVVRAFQAEDGPDVLLLSLKAGGVGLNLTAADHVFLVDPWWNPAVEEQAADRAHRIGQDKPVFVHRLVVRDTVEERMLELKEKKRALAEAAVGDGGAAVGLTRDDLLALLA; from the coding sequence ATGGCAGGTTTCCTCGCGGCGGTACGGGCGGCGAGCCTCCCGGGCACCTGGTCGACCGGCGTGCGCCTCGTGCGCGAGGGGGCGGTGACCTTCGGCGCGCGCTCGCCCACCGAGGCTACGGCGCGTGTGCGCGCCAAGGAGCGGCCGGTCGCACCCACGGTGACGCTCTACCTCGAGGAGAACGAGTGGTCCTGCGACTGCGACGCGAAGGTCGATCCGTGTGCACACGTCGCGGCGGCCGCGATCGCCCTCGAGCAAGGGGGCGCGGTCGAGGCGGTCGCGCAGGTGCCCGAAGACGTCGCCGCAGCACCGCCGAAGGCGTCGACCACCCACGTCGGGTACAGGTTCGCGCGACGCGACGCGACGCTCCTGTTCGGCCGCGTCCTCGTCGGGAGCGGCGGTGGCGAGAGCCGGCTCGAGGGGACCTTGGCGTCGCGCGTCCTCACGGATAGGTCGCTCCTCGCCACCCACGACGACATGGCCATCGATCGGATGGCGCAGGGCTTTCCGCGCGGGATCGTGCCGCTCGCGAAGCTCGACAAGCTGCTCGAGCTCCTCGAATCGTCGAGCGACGTCCGCCTCGACGCGTCCCCCGTGCGTACGAGCGGCGAGCCCGTGCTGCCTCGCGTCGTCGTCACGGACGGCAAGGACGGAGGCGTCACGGTTCGTGTCGAGCGCCCGAGGGGCGTCGACGAGGTCGTAGCCTTCGGTGTCGTGCGCACGGGTGACCGGCTCCGGCCGATCGGCGAGCGCGAGCTGTCCGGCGAGCGACTCGAGAAGCTCCCGAGCGTTCGCGCCTTCTCGGCCCACGAGCTCGGGACGCTTGCCGCCGAGGTGCTCCCCGCGCTGGAAGGGCGGATCGACGTCGTCGTGCGCACGAAGCGCGTCCCGGGGAGGAGCGCGTCCCGGACGCGTCCACGGCTCGCGTTCGAGCTCTCGCAAGGGTTCTTCTCGCTCTCCGTGCTCCCCACCATCGTCTACGGGGATCCCCCCGTCGCGCGTGTCGATGGCGAGACCCTCGTGCACTTGGGAGGGGACGTGCCCGTGCGAGACGTCGCTCGTGAAAAGAAGCTCGCGGCGGACCTCCGCGAGAAGCTCTCACTCGTCGTCGGACGTCGCGTCGACTTCGAGGGGCGCGAGTCGCTCGCGTTCGCCGCGCGCCTCAAGGCCTTCTCGAGCGGCGTGGACGATCCCGAGGGGCTCCTCGGCAAGTCGGTGCTCGTGCCCAAGGTCGTCGTCTCGGGAGACAAGGTGCACGTCGCGTTCGAGACCGACGACGAGCGCGAGGGCGGCGAGTCCGGGCATCGCGAGGCCGACGTCGGCGCGGTGCTGCGGGCCCACGCGGACGGCTTCTCCATGGTCCCGCTCGTGGGCGGTGGGTTCGCCGAGCTCCCGTCGGGGTGGCTCTCCAAACATGGCAGCCTCCTCGCCGATATCCTCGCCGCTCGCAGGGACGACGGCACCGTCGCCAAGATCGGGGTCCCGGCGCTCGCGAGGCTCTGCGAGAGCCTCGACTATCCGCCGCCTCCGGGGCTCGAGGCCCTGCGGCCACTCGTCGAGGGGTTCTCGTCGCTGCCGCCCCCCGACCTGCCCGACGACCTCACCGCCGAGCTTCGGCCCTACCAACTCGAAGGGGTCGCGTGGCTCGGCTTCCTTCAAAAGGCGGGGCTCGGCGGGATCCTCGCCGACGACATGGGCCTCGGCAAGACGCTCCAGACGCTGGCCGCGGTCCGAGGAAGAACGCTTGTTGTATGCCCAACGAGCGTTCTCTTTAATTGGTCGGCAGAAATCGGGAAGTTTCGGCCCGGTCTCCGGGTGGGGACCTACCACGGCCCGAAGCGCGCGCTCGACCCGCGCGCCGACGTCACGCTCACCTCGTACGGGACGCTCCGCTCCGACCTCGCGGCGCTCTCCGAGGTCGCCTGGGACGCCGTCGTGCTCGACGAGGCGCAGGCCATCAAGAACCCCGACAGCCAGACGGCGAGGGCGGCCTATGCGGTGCCGTCGGCCTTTCGTCTCGCGCTCTCGGGCACCCCGGTCGAAAATCGCCTGGAGGAGCTCTACAGCCTCTCCCACTTCGCGAACCCTGGTCTGCTCGGCGGCCTCGCCGACTTCCGCACACGCTTCGCGGAGCCCGTCGCCACCGGGGACGCTACGGCGACCGCGAAGCTTCGAGAGCGCATTCGCCCGTTCTTCCTTCGGCGCAAGAAGTCGGACGTCGCCCGCGACCTTCCGCCCCGGACCGACGACGTGCACTACGTCGAGCTCGACGAGACCGAGCGTGCGACCTACGACGCCGTGCGCGCGGCCACACGCAAGGACCTGGTCGAGCGGATGGGCGCGGGCCTCAGCGTGATGGAGGCCCTCGAGGCGCTCCTTCGGCTGCGTCAGGCCGCGTGCCATGCGGCGCTCCTCCCCGGGCGGACCGCGGCCTCGTCGTCCAAGGTCGATCGCTTGGTGGCCGAGCTCGGGACGCTCGCCGCGTCGCGCAACCGCGCCCTCGTGTTCTCGCAGTGGACGAGCCTGCTCGATCTCGTCGAGCCTCGTCTCCGCGAGGAGGGCATCTCCTTCACGCGCCTCGACGGCGGAACGAAGGACCGTGAGGCGGTCGTGCGCGCCTTCCAGGCCGAGGACGGGCCCGACGTCCTGCTCCTGTCCCTCAAGGCCGGAGGCGTGGGGTTGAACCTCACGGCGGCCGATCACGTGTTCCTCGTCGACCCGTGGTGGAACCCTGCGGTCGAGGAGCAGGCGGCCGATCGCGCGCACCGCATCGGCCAAGACAAACCCGTCTTCGTGCACAGGCTCGTCGTCCGAGACACCGTCGAAGAGCGCATGCTCGAGCTCAAAGAGAAGAAGCGCGCGCTCGCGGAGGCCGCGGTCGGCGACGGGGGTGCCGCCGTGGGCCTCACACGCGACGACCTGCTCGCGCTCCTCGCGTGA